A genomic stretch from Rhineura floridana isolate rRhiFlo1 chromosome 18, rRhiFlo1.hap2, whole genome shotgun sequence includes:
- the DAZAP1 gene encoding DAZ-associated protein 1 isoform X5 has translation MNSVGSADEIGKLFVGGLDWSTTQETLRSYFSQYGEVVDCVIMKDKTTNQSRGFGFVKFKDPNCVGTVLASRPHTLDGRNIDPKPCTPRGMQPERTRPKEGWQKGSRSDSKSNKIFVGGIPHNCGETELREYFKKFGVVTEVVMIYDAEKQRPRGFGFITFEDEQSVDQAVNMHFHDIMGKKVEVKRAEPRDSKSQTPGPTGTSQWGSRIMPSAANGWAGQPPPTWQQGYGPQGTRCTLGSWVTLVRLHPGMWVPAGQALGGYGPPPGRGAPPPPPPPFTSYIVSTPPGGFPPPQGFAQGYGTPPPFSFGYGAPPPPPDQFAPPGVPPPPATPGATQLAFPPPPPPSQPTQDMSKPPTAQPDFPYSQFGLGTYSQDPSGFGPILCLHTYGQAEK, from the exons AAAGTTGTTTGTGGGCGGCCTAGACTGGAGCACTACGCAAG AAACCCTCCGTAGCTACTTTTCCCAGTATGGGGAAGTTGTCGACTGTGTTATAATGAAAGATAAGACGACGAATCAGTCGCGAGGGTTTGGATTCGTCAAGTTCAAAGATCCCAACTGTGTGGGCACGGTTCTGGCCAGCAGGCCTCATACGTTAGATGGCCGAAAT ATTGATCCAAAGCCTTGCACCCCTCGTGGAATGCAGCCAGAGAGAACCCGACCAAAGGAGGGATGG CAGAAAGGATCCAGAAGTGATAGCAAATCTAATAAaatttttgttggtgggatcCCTCACAACTGTGGTGAAACGGAGCTCAGGGAATACTTCAAGAAGTTCGGAGTG GTCACCGAAGTGGTAATGATCTATGATGCGGAGAAGCAGCGGCCCCGAG GTTTTGGATTTATTACTTTCGAGGACGAACAATCAGTGGACCAGGCTGTCAACATGCATTTTCACGACATCATGGGCAAAAAA GTGGAGGTGAAGCGGGCCGAGCCGCGGGATAGCAAGAGCCAGACTCCAGGGCCGACAGGCACGAGCCAGTGGGGAAGCCGGATCATGCCAAGTGCTGCCAATGGCTGGGCAGGGCAGCCCCCGCCTACCTGGCAACAAGGATATGGGCCTCAAGGTACCCGTTGTACACTCGGCTCCTGGGTGACTTTGGTTCGCCTCCATCCAG GTATGTGGGTACCAGCTGGACAAGCACTTG GTGGTTATGGTCCCCCTCCAGGTAGAggagcgccgccgccgcccccacccccttttaccTCGTACATCGTCTCAACACCTCCAGGGGGATTTCCGCCCCCACAGGGCTTTGCACAGGGATACGGCACCCCTCCGCCCTTCA GTTTTGGCTATGGTGCCCCACCTCCTCCACCCGACCAGTTTGCCCCTCCTGGCGTTCCTCCACCGCCTGCCACTCCTGGGGCAACACAACTAGCTTtcccccctccaccaccaccatctcagCCAACTCAGGACATGAGCAAGCCACCAACCGCCCAGCCAGATTTCCCCTATAGTCAGTTTG GCCTGGGTACCTATTCTCAAGACCCTTCAGGCTTCGGGCCAATTCTTTGTTTACACACTTATGGTCAGGCTGAGAAGTGA
- the DAZAP1 gene encoding DAZ-associated protein 1 isoform X2: MNSVGSADEIGKLFVGGLDWSTTQETLRSYFSQYGEVVDCVIMKDKTTNQSRGFGFVKFKDPNCVGTVLASRPHTLDGRNIDPKPCTPRGMQPERTRPKEGWKGSRSDSKSNKIFVGGIPHNCGETELREYFKKFGVVTEVVMIYDAEKQRPRGFGFITFEDEQSVDQAVNMHFHDIMGKKVEVKRAEPRDSKSQTPGPTGTSQWGSRIMPSAANGWAGQPPPTWQQGYGPQGTRCTLGSWVTLVRLHPGMWVPAGQALGGYGPPPGRGAPPPPPPPFTSYIVSTPPGGFPPPQGFAQGYGTPPPFSFGYGAPPPPPDQFAPPGVPPPPATPGATQLAFPPPPPPSQPTQDMSKPPTAQPDFPYSQFGYGQDLSGFGQGFADPSQQPPSYGGPSVPPSSGPPAGGSGFGRGQNHNVQGFHPYRR, encoded by the exons AAAGTTGTTTGTGGGCGGCCTAGACTGGAGCACTACGCAAG AAACCCTCCGTAGCTACTTTTCCCAGTATGGGGAAGTTGTCGACTGTGTTATAATGAAAGATAAGACGACGAATCAGTCGCGAGGGTTTGGATTCGTCAAGTTCAAAGATCCCAACTGTGTGGGCACGGTTCTGGCCAGCAGGCCTCATACGTTAGATGGCCGAAAT ATTGATCCAAAGCCTTGCACCCCTCGTGGAATGCAGCCAGAGAGAACCCGACCAAAGGAGGGATGG AAAGGATCCAGAAGTGATAGCAAATCTAATAAaatttttgttggtgggatcCCTCACAACTGTGGTGAAACGGAGCTCAGGGAATACTTCAAGAAGTTCGGAGTG GTCACCGAAGTGGTAATGATCTATGATGCGGAGAAGCAGCGGCCCCGAG GTTTTGGATTTATTACTTTCGAGGACGAACAATCAGTGGACCAGGCTGTCAACATGCATTTTCACGACATCATGGGCAAAAAA GTGGAGGTGAAGCGGGCCGAGCCGCGGGATAGCAAGAGCCAGACTCCAGGGCCGACAGGCACGAGCCAGTGGGGAAGCCGGATCATGCCAAGTGCTGCCAATGGCTGGGCAGGGCAGCCCCCGCCTACCTGGCAACAAGGATATGGGCCTCAAGGTACCCGTTGTACACTCGGCTCCTGGGTGACTTTGGTTCGCCTCCATCCAG GTATGTGGGTACCAGCTGGACAAGCACTTG GTGGTTATGGTCCCCCTCCAGGTAGAggagcgccgccgccgcccccacccccttttaccTCGTACATCGTCTCAACACCTCCAGGGGGATTTCCGCCCCCACAGGGCTTTGCACAGGGATACGGCACCCCTCCGCCCTTCA GTTTTGGCTATGGTGCCCCACCTCCTCCACCCGACCAGTTTGCCCCTCCTGGCGTTCCTCCACCGCCTGCCACTCCTGGGGCAACACAACTAGCTTtcccccctccaccaccaccatctcagCCAACTCAGGACATGAGCAAGCCACCAACCGCCCAGCCAGATTTCCCCTATAGTCAGTTTG GATACGGACAAGATTTGAGTGGTTTTGGACAAGGCTTTGCTGATCCCAGCCAACAGCCCCCCTCCTATGGAGGCCCTTCAGTACCACCCTCAAGTGGGCCGCCCGCAGGGGGCAGTGGTTTTGGTCGTGGACAGAACCATAACGTTCAAGGTTTTCACCCCTACCGACGCTAA
- the DAZAP1 gene encoding DAZ-associated protein 1 isoform X1 encodes MNSVGSADEIGKLFVGGLDWSTTQETLRSYFSQYGEVVDCVIMKDKTTNQSRGFGFVKFKDPNCVGTVLASRPHTLDGRNIDPKPCTPRGMQPERTRPKEGWQKGSRSDSKSNKIFVGGIPHNCGETELREYFKKFGVVTEVVMIYDAEKQRPRGFGFITFEDEQSVDQAVNMHFHDIMGKKVEVKRAEPRDSKSQTPGPTGTSQWGSRIMPSAANGWAGQPPPTWQQGYGPQGTRCTLGSWVTLVRLHPGMWVPAGQALGGYGPPPGRGAPPPPPPPFTSYIVSTPPGGFPPPQGFAQGYGTPPPFSFGYGAPPPPPDQFAPPGVPPPPATPGATQLAFPPPPPPSQPTQDMSKPPTAQPDFPYSQFGYGQDLSGFGQGFADPSQQPPSYGGPSVPPSSGPPAGGSGFGRGQNHNVQGFHPYRR; translated from the exons AAAGTTGTTTGTGGGCGGCCTAGACTGGAGCACTACGCAAG AAACCCTCCGTAGCTACTTTTCCCAGTATGGGGAAGTTGTCGACTGTGTTATAATGAAAGATAAGACGACGAATCAGTCGCGAGGGTTTGGATTCGTCAAGTTCAAAGATCCCAACTGTGTGGGCACGGTTCTGGCCAGCAGGCCTCATACGTTAGATGGCCGAAAT ATTGATCCAAAGCCTTGCACCCCTCGTGGAATGCAGCCAGAGAGAACCCGACCAAAGGAGGGATGG CAGAAAGGATCCAGAAGTGATAGCAAATCTAATAAaatttttgttggtgggatcCCTCACAACTGTGGTGAAACGGAGCTCAGGGAATACTTCAAGAAGTTCGGAGTG GTCACCGAAGTGGTAATGATCTATGATGCGGAGAAGCAGCGGCCCCGAG GTTTTGGATTTATTACTTTCGAGGACGAACAATCAGTGGACCAGGCTGTCAACATGCATTTTCACGACATCATGGGCAAAAAA GTGGAGGTGAAGCGGGCCGAGCCGCGGGATAGCAAGAGCCAGACTCCAGGGCCGACAGGCACGAGCCAGTGGGGAAGCCGGATCATGCCAAGTGCTGCCAATGGCTGGGCAGGGCAGCCCCCGCCTACCTGGCAACAAGGATATGGGCCTCAAGGTACCCGTTGTACACTCGGCTCCTGGGTGACTTTGGTTCGCCTCCATCCAG GTATGTGGGTACCAGCTGGACAAGCACTTG GTGGTTATGGTCCCCCTCCAGGTAGAggagcgccgccgccgcccccacccccttttaccTCGTACATCGTCTCAACACCTCCAGGGGGATTTCCGCCCCCACAGGGCTTTGCACAGGGATACGGCACCCCTCCGCCCTTCA GTTTTGGCTATGGTGCCCCACCTCCTCCACCCGACCAGTTTGCCCCTCCTGGCGTTCCTCCACCGCCTGCCACTCCTGGGGCAACACAACTAGCTTtcccccctccaccaccaccatctcagCCAACTCAGGACATGAGCAAGCCACCAACCGCCCAGCCAGATTTCCCCTATAGTCAGTTTG GATACGGACAAGATTTGAGTGGTTTTGGACAAGGCTTTGCTGATCCCAGCCAACAGCCCCCCTCCTATGGAGGCCCTTCAGTACCACCCTCAAGTGGGCCGCCCGCAGGGGGCAGTGGTTTTGGTCGTGGACAGAACCATAACGTTCAAGGTTTTCACCCCTACCGACGCTAA
- the DAZAP1 gene encoding DAZ-associated protein 1 isoform X3: MNSVGSADEIGKLFVGGLDWSTTQETLRSYFSQYGEVVDCVIMKDKTTNQSRGFGFVKFKDPNCVGTVLASRPHTLDGRNIDPKPCTPRGMQPERTRPKEGWQKGSRSDSKSNKIFVGGIPHNCGETELREYFKKFGVVTEVVMIYDAEKQRPRGFGFITFEDEQSVDQAVNMHFHDIMGKKVEVKRAEPRDSKSQTPGPTGTSQWGSRIMPSAANGWAGQPPPTWQQGYGPQGMWVPAGQALGGYGPPPGRGAPPPPPPPFTSYIVSTPPGGFPPPQGFAQGYGTPPPFSFGYGAPPPPPDQFAPPGVPPPPATPGATQLAFPPPPPPSQPTQDMSKPPTAQPDFPYSQFGYGQDLSGFGQGFADPSQQPPSYGGPSVPPSSGPPAGGSGFGRGQNHNVQGFHPYRR, from the exons AAAGTTGTTTGTGGGCGGCCTAGACTGGAGCACTACGCAAG AAACCCTCCGTAGCTACTTTTCCCAGTATGGGGAAGTTGTCGACTGTGTTATAATGAAAGATAAGACGACGAATCAGTCGCGAGGGTTTGGATTCGTCAAGTTCAAAGATCCCAACTGTGTGGGCACGGTTCTGGCCAGCAGGCCTCATACGTTAGATGGCCGAAAT ATTGATCCAAAGCCTTGCACCCCTCGTGGAATGCAGCCAGAGAGAACCCGACCAAAGGAGGGATGG CAGAAAGGATCCAGAAGTGATAGCAAATCTAATAAaatttttgttggtgggatcCCTCACAACTGTGGTGAAACGGAGCTCAGGGAATACTTCAAGAAGTTCGGAGTG GTCACCGAAGTGGTAATGATCTATGATGCGGAGAAGCAGCGGCCCCGAG GTTTTGGATTTATTACTTTCGAGGACGAACAATCAGTGGACCAGGCTGTCAACATGCATTTTCACGACATCATGGGCAAAAAA GTGGAGGTGAAGCGGGCCGAGCCGCGGGATAGCAAGAGCCAGACTCCAGGGCCGACAGGCACGAGCCAGTGGGGAAGCCGGATCATGCCAAGTGCTGCCAATGGCTGGGCAGGGCAGCCCCCGCCTACCTGGCAACAAGGATATGGGCCTCAAG GTATGTGGGTACCAGCTGGACAAGCACTTG GTGGTTATGGTCCCCCTCCAGGTAGAggagcgccgccgccgcccccacccccttttaccTCGTACATCGTCTCAACACCTCCAGGGGGATTTCCGCCCCCACAGGGCTTTGCACAGGGATACGGCACCCCTCCGCCCTTCA GTTTTGGCTATGGTGCCCCACCTCCTCCACCCGACCAGTTTGCCCCTCCTGGCGTTCCTCCACCGCCTGCCACTCCTGGGGCAACACAACTAGCTTtcccccctccaccaccaccatctcagCCAACTCAGGACATGAGCAAGCCACCAACCGCCCAGCCAGATTTCCCCTATAGTCAGTTTG GATACGGACAAGATTTGAGTGGTTTTGGACAAGGCTTTGCTGATCCCAGCCAACAGCCCCCCTCCTATGGAGGCCCTTCAGTACCACCCTCAAGTGGGCCGCCCGCAGGGGGCAGTGGTTTTGGTCGTGGACAGAACCATAACGTTCAAGGTTTTCACCCCTACCGACGCTAA
- the DAZAP1 gene encoding DAZ-associated protein 1 isoform X4 gives MNSVGSADEIGKLFVGGLDWSTTQETLRSYFSQYGEVVDCVIMKDKTTNQSRGFGFVKFKDPNCVGTVLASRPHTLDGRNIDPKPCTPRGMQPERTRPKEGWKGSRSDSKSNKIFVGGIPHNCGETELREYFKKFGVVTEVVMIYDAEKQRPRGFGFITFEDEQSVDQAVNMHFHDIMGKKVEVKRAEPRDSKSQTPGPTGTSQWGSRIMPSAANGWAGQPPPTWQQGYGPQGMWVPAGQALGGYGPPPGRGAPPPPPPPFTSYIVSTPPGGFPPPQGFAQGYGTPPPFSFGYGAPPPPPDQFAPPGVPPPPATPGATQLAFPPPPPPSQPTQDMSKPPTAQPDFPYSQFGYGQDLSGFGQGFADPSQQPPSYGGPSVPPSSGPPAGGSGFGRGQNHNVQGFHPYRR, from the exons AAAGTTGTTTGTGGGCGGCCTAGACTGGAGCACTACGCAAG AAACCCTCCGTAGCTACTTTTCCCAGTATGGGGAAGTTGTCGACTGTGTTATAATGAAAGATAAGACGACGAATCAGTCGCGAGGGTTTGGATTCGTCAAGTTCAAAGATCCCAACTGTGTGGGCACGGTTCTGGCCAGCAGGCCTCATACGTTAGATGGCCGAAAT ATTGATCCAAAGCCTTGCACCCCTCGTGGAATGCAGCCAGAGAGAACCCGACCAAAGGAGGGATGG AAAGGATCCAGAAGTGATAGCAAATCTAATAAaatttttgttggtgggatcCCTCACAACTGTGGTGAAACGGAGCTCAGGGAATACTTCAAGAAGTTCGGAGTG GTCACCGAAGTGGTAATGATCTATGATGCGGAGAAGCAGCGGCCCCGAG GTTTTGGATTTATTACTTTCGAGGACGAACAATCAGTGGACCAGGCTGTCAACATGCATTTTCACGACATCATGGGCAAAAAA GTGGAGGTGAAGCGGGCCGAGCCGCGGGATAGCAAGAGCCAGACTCCAGGGCCGACAGGCACGAGCCAGTGGGGAAGCCGGATCATGCCAAGTGCTGCCAATGGCTGGGCAGGGCAGCCCCCGCCTACCTGGCAACAAGGATATGGGCCTCAAG GTATGTGGGTACCAGCTGGACAAGCACTTG GTGGTTATGGTCCCCCTCCAGGTAGAggagcgccgccgccgcccccacccccttttaccTCGTACATCGTCTCAACACCTCCAGGGGGATTTCCGCCCCCACAGGGCTTTGCACAGGGATACGGCACCCCTCCGCCCTTCA GTTTTGGCTATGGTGCCCCACCTCCTCCACCCGACCAGTTTGCCCCTCCTGGCGTTCCTCCACCGCCTGCCACTCCTGGGGCAACACAACTAGCTTtcccccctccaccaccaccatctcagCCAACTCAGGACATGAGCAAGCCACCAACCGCCCAGCCAGATTTCCCCTATAGTCAGTTTG GATACGGACAAGATTTGAGTGGTTTTGGACAAGGCTTTGCTGATCCCAGCCAACAGCCCCCCTCCTATGGAGGCCCTTCAGTACCACCCTCAAGTGGGCCGCCCGCAGGGGGCAGTGGTTTTGGTCGTGGACAGAACCATAACGTTCAAGGTTTTCACCCCTACCGACGCTAA